AAGTACGCTGAAAGTTAACGAGTTACATGAAGATACCGATTTCGAAGAAAATGGACTTGACGTTTTTGACGATAAAGCGCTGGCAGAGGAAGATACCAATGATAATGACTCAGCGGAAGACGAGCTGTTATCACAAGGGGTCCCACAGCGTGTCCTTGACGCAACCCAACTCTATTTGGGAGAGATCGGCTATTCGCCACTTTTAACCGCAGAAGAAGAAGTCTATTTCGCACGACGCGCGTTGCGTGGCGATGTCCCATCGCGCCGCCGTATGATCGAGAGTAACCTGCGGCTGGTGGTGAAAATTGCCCGCCGTTACAACAATCGTGGTCTGGCGTTGCTGGATCTGATTGAAGAGGGGAACCTCGGCCTGATCCGTGCGGTTGAAAAATTCGATCCAGAAAGAGGATTTCGTTTTTCAACCTACGCAACCTGGTGGATTAGACAAACGATAGAACGGGCGATTATGAATCAAACCCGTACCATCCGTTTGCCGATTCACATTGTCAAAGAACTCAACGTTTATTTGCGCACTGCGCGCGAGCTGTCTCACAAACTGGATCACGAGCCGAGTGCGGAAGAAATCGCCGAACAGCTTGATAAGCCCGTTGATGACGTCAACCGCATGCTGCGCCTGAATGAACGAATTACTTCCGTCGATACCCCTCTGGGTGGTGATTCGGAAAAAGCGTTGCTGGATATTCTAGCAGACGAAAAAAATAACGGACCTGAAGACACTACTCAGGATAACGATATGAAGCAGAATATCGTTAAATGGTTGTTTGAGCTGAATGCCAAACAGCGTGAGGTGTTGGCGCGTCGTTTCGGCCTGTTAGGGTACGAAGCGGCTACGCTCGAAGATGTGGGTCGTGAAATCGGCTTAACGCGTGAACGTGTTCGCCAGATTCAAGTTGAAGGCCTACGCCGCCTGCGGGAAATTTTGCAGGTTCAGGGGCTGAGCATTGAAGAACTGTTTCGTGAATAATTCGTGACGAGTTACTGATGTTTTGAAATAAACGTCTTGAAATAAAAAATGGTGGGTTTCCCCACCATTTTTTATGCCTGTATTTGCCCTCTCGGGTGAAAGGGCGGTTCGGCGGCAATTAGCGGATGATATTCGCCAGCAGGAAATCGACGATTTCGCTGGTTTTAATCATTTGCTTTTCACCGACCCGGCGGTTCTTATATTCAATCTCTTCGCTATCCAGATTGCGATCGCCAATGACGATGGTATGCGGTACGCCAATCAACTCCATATCGGCGAACATCACGCCCGGACGCTCTTTACGGTCATCAAGCAGAACTTCAATGCCTTTAGCGCGCAACTGCTGGTAGATATCCTCAGCCACTTCCTTCACGCGGAAAGATTTGTGCATATTCATTGGCAGAATAGCGACGTGGAAAGGTGCAATCGCATCTGGCCAGATGATGCCACGTTCGTCATGGTTTTGCTCAATCGCCGCTGCGACAACGCGCGTCACACCAATACCGTAGCAACCCATCGTCAGCGTCTGGTTGCGGCCATCTTCACCTTGAACTGTCGCTTTCAACGCTTCAGAATACTTGCCGCCCAGTTGGAAAATATGGCCGACTTCGATACCGCGTTTAATTTGTAGTGTGCCTTTACCGTCTGGACTGATGTCGCCTTCAACCACGTTACGGATGTCTGCAACCTGCGGCAGGGTAACGTCACGTTCCCAGTTGATGCCAAAATAGTGTTTGCCATCAATGTTTGCGCCAGCGCTGAAAT
This genomic interval from Pectobacterium aquaticum contains the following:
- the rpoS gene encoding RNA polymerase sigma factor RpoS; the protein is MSQSTLKVNELHEDTDFEENGLDVFDDKALAEEDTNDNDSAEDELLSQGVPQRVLDATQLYLGEIGYSPLLTAEEEVYFARRALRGDVPSRRRMIESNLRLVVKIARRYNNRGLALLDLIEEGNLGLIRAVEKFDPERGFRFSTYATWWIRQTIERAIMNQTRTIRLPIHIVKELNVYLRTARELSHKLDHEPSAEEIAEQLDKPVDDVNRMLRLNERITSVDTPLGGDSEKALLDILADEKNNGPEDTTQDNDMKQNIVKWLFELNAKQREVLARRFGLLGYEAATLEDVGREIGLTRERVRQIQVEGLRRLREILQVQGLSIEELFRE